One Streptomyces sp. SAI-135 DNA segment encodes these proteins:
- a CDS encoding helicase C-terminal domain-containing protein, with product MSNPAVPPRSLAEALRARDDDSLAALLRARPDLITPVPTDLTQLATRAGTRASVVRALERLDRFALQTAEALAVAADPAPYGELLALLTGDGGDPAVSAALPRALGTLREQALVWGDDDRLRLVRTARELLAPSPQHPSPTGLGPTVQEATAGMSPGRIQDIVTAAGLGSTHDSVSAVASLTALFTDRKRMAALLAGLPEESREVLARLVWGPPYGQVTADPAAHLRRLLDLGLLVPTAPGTVVLPREVALHLRGGRAHREVEPLPPGVEPAATHRPQVVDATAAGQAYTALATVEELLKDWDEGGPAVLRAGGLSVRDLKRTAVALDVAEPVAAFWVELAYAAGLLASDGEADERYAATPAHDEWLEQPPAQRWARLAEAWLTATRVSGLVGGRDAKDRTLSTLGPGLDRSAAPEVRHRVLTLLAGLPEGASPSKESVLARLRWERPLRGPQREDDLRSRLAEWTLAEAELLGVTGRGALSGHGRALLGLTAPKTATGAPKTPAGALKTPAGTPEGPGDKLPVHHHRPVVAEPLSPAERATASAAAARLLAPLLPEPLDHVLLQADLTAVAPGPLQRSLAEVLDVLADVESKGGATVYRFTPGSVRRALDAGQSASDLHAFLAAHARTPVPQPLTYLIDDVARRHGHLRVGAASAYVRCDDDALLNEILADKRAAGLRLRRLAPTVLAAQADPASLLEGLRAMGFAPAAESAEGDVLITRAHAHRTPPRTAPEPVPDGPPVPDATLLSAAIRAIRAGDLASTTPRRQGDQALPATGELPRTSSAETLATMQAAVLTGEALWIGYVNAEGSASQRVIAPIRVEGGFVTAYDHTADEVRTYPLHRVTGVAELADE from the coding sequence ATGAGCAACCCGGCCGTACCGCCGCGCTCCCTCGCGGAAGCGCTCCGGGCCAGGGACGACGACTCCCTGGCCGCGCTTCTGCGTGCCCGCCCCGACCTCATCACGCCCGTGCCCACGGACCTCACCCAGCTCGCCACGCGGGCCGGGACCCGGGCGTCGGTGGTGCGGGCGCTGGAGCGGCTGGACCGTTTCGCGCTCCAGACGGCGGAGGCGCTGGCGGTGGCGGCGGACCCGGCCCCCTACGGCGAACTGCTGGCCCTGCTGACCGGTGACGGCGGCGACCCGGCCGTCTCGGCGGCCCTCCCGCGCGCCCTCGGCACCCTGCGCGAGCAGGCCCTGGTGTGGGGCGACGACGACCGGCTGCGGCTGGTCCGCACGGCCCGCGAACTGCTCGCGCCCTCGCCGCAGCATCCGTCGCCGACCGGGCTCGGACCGACCGTGCAGGAGGCCACGGCGGGGATGTCACCGGGCCGCATCCAGGACATCGTCACGGCGGCGGGGCTCGGCTCGACCCACGACTCGGTCTCCGCGGTGGCCTCGCTGACGGCCCTGTTCACCGACCGCAAGCGGATGGCGGCCCTGCTCGCCGGGCTCCCGGAGGAGTCGCGGGAGGTGCTCGCGCGACTGGTGTGGGGCCCGCCCTACGGCCAGGTCACCGCCGACCCGGCGGCCCATCTGCGCCGGCTGCTGGACCTGGGGCTGCTGGTGCCGACGGCGCCCGGGACGGTCGTACTCCCGCGGGAGGTGGCCCTGCACCTGCGCGGCGGCCGGGCGCACCGGGAGGTGGAGCCGCTGCCGCCGGGCGTGGAGCCCGCGGCGACCCATCGTCCACAGGTTGTGGACGCGACGGCGGCCGGGCAGGCCTACACCGCGCTCGCGACCGTCGAGGAGCTGCTGAAGGACTGGGACGAGGGCGGGCCCGCGGTGCTGCGGGCCGGCGGGCTGAGCGTCCGCGACCTCAAGCGCACCGCCGTCGCCCTGGACGTGGCCGAACCGGTCGCCGCGTTCTGGGTGGAGCTGGCGTACGCGGCCGGGTTGCTGGCCTCCGACGGCGAGGCCGACGAGCGGTACGCGGCGACCCCGGCCCACGACGAGTGGCTGGAGCAGCCCCCGGCGCAGCGCTGGGCCCGCCTGGCGGAGGCGTGGCTGACGGCGACCCGGGTGTCCGGGCTGGTGGGCGGCCGGGACGCGAAGGACCGCACGCTGTCGACGCTGGGCCCGGGACTGGACCGCAGCGCGGCGCCCGAGGTACGGCACCGGGTGCTGACGCTGCTCGCGGGGCTGCCGGAGGGGGCGTCGCCGTCCAAGGAGTCGGTGCTGGCCCGGCTGCGCTGGGAGCGTCCGCTGCGCGGGCCGCAGCGCGAGGACGACCTGCGGTCGCGGCTCGCCGAGTGGACGCTGGCGGAGGCGGAGCTGCTGGGCGTGACGGGACGGGGGGCGCTGTCGGGGCACGGGCGGGCCCTGCTGGGGCTGACCGCGCCGAAGACGGCGACCGGGGCGCCGAAGACACCGGCCGGAGCGTTGAAGACGCCGGCCGGGACGCCGGAGGGCCCCGGGGACAAGCTCCCCGTGCACCACCACCGCCCCGTGGTCGCCGAACCGCTCTCCCCCGCCGAGCGGGCCACCGCGTCCGCCGCGGCCGCCCGGCTGCTGGCGCCGCTGCTGCCCGAGCCGCTCGACCACGTCCTGCTCCAGGCCGACCTGACGGCGGTGGCCCCGGGCCCCTTGCAACGGTCGCTGGCCGAGGTCCTGGACGTCCTGGCCGACGTGGAGTCCAAGGGCGGGGCCACGGTCTACCGCTTCACCCCCGGTTCGGTCCGCCGTGCCCTGGACGCCGGCCAGTCCGCGTCCGACCTGCACGCCTTCCTCGCCGCGCACGCGCGCACACCGGTGCCACAGCCGCTGACGTACCTGATCGACGACGTGGCCCGCCGACACGGCCACCTCAGGGTCGGCGCGGCCTCCGCGTACGTCCGCTGCGACGACGACGCCCTGCTCAACGAGATCCTCGCCGACAAGCGCGCCGCGGGCCTGCGACTGCGCCGCCTGGCTCCGACGGTGCTGGCCGCGCAGGCCGACCCGGCCTCCCTGCTGGAGGGGCTGCGCGCGATGGGCTTCGCACCGGCCGCCGAGTCCGCGGAGGGCGACGTCCTGATCACCCGCGCCCACGCCCACCGCACCCCGCCGCGCACGGCCCCCGAGCCCGTCCCGGACGGCCCCCCGGTCCCCGACGCGACCCTCCTGTCGGCCGCGATCCGGGCCATCCGGGCCGGCGACCTGGCCTCCACGACCCCGCGCAGACAGGGCGACCAGGCCCTGCCCGCCACCGGCGAGCTCCCCCGCACCAGCTCCGCCGAGACCCTCGCCACCATGCAGGCCGCCGTCCTGACCGGTGAGGCCCTGTGGATCGGCTACGTCAACGCCGAGGGCTCCGCCAGCCAGCGCGTCATCGCCCCCATCCGCGTCGAGGGCGGCTTCGTGACGGCCTACGACCACACCGCGGACGAGGTCCGCACGTATCCACTGCACCGGGTGACCGGGGTGGCGGAACTCGCGGACGAGTAG